A single window of Paenibacillus sp. SYP-B4298 DNA harbors:
- a CDS encoding alpha/beta hydrolase has translation MRSWQSFLIEWLLKLTRKNVNPATYLEKKRIENESPYKLPARLQRKYNIMKTSSYSMDTYLMKSSSEPSTRQILFLPGGGYTEQPLLWHWRFLHQLTQKLDCTITVPIYPKAPNHDYKESFAKVLPIYQDLLTKAAPEDIVIMGDSAGGGLSLALAQLLLEEGIPQPGNIILLSPWLDIALNHPDIAALEKKEPMLNLKLLIETGKVYAGGTKRSHYLLSPINGPLRSLGKITLFIGTHEFFLPDARKFKARADKENVHINYFEYPKMNHVFPVFPIPEARRAMQQIIDTITR, from the coding sequence ATGAGAAGTTGGCAAAGTTTTCTTATCGAATGGTTATTGAAACTAACGAGAAAGAACGTCAATCCTGCCACCTATCTGGAGAAAAAAAGGATTGAAAATGAATCTCCGTATAAGCTGCCAGCCCGACTGCAACGCAAATATAATATAATGAAGACGTCATCCTATTCCATGGATACGTACTTGATGAAATCTTCATCGGAGCCAAGTACAAGACAAATTTTGTTTCTGCCTGGCGGAGGCTATACGGAGCAGCCCTTGCTGTGGCATTGGCGTTTCTTGCATCAATTAACCCAAAAGCTGGATTGCACGATTACAGTCCCCATCTATCCCAAGGCACCCAATCATGACTATAAAGAGAGCTTCGCGAAGGTTCTTCCGATCTATCAAGACTTGTTGACCAAAGCCGCACCGGAAGATATTGTCATCATGGGCGACTCTGCAGGTGGTGGACTGTCTCTGGCATTGGCACAGCTATTATTGGAGGAAGGGATTCCACAGCCAGGCAATATCATCCTTCTATCTCCATGGTTAGACATCGCCTTAAACCACCCGGACATCGCGGCATTGGAGAAAAAAGAACCTATGCTGAATCTGAAGCTGCTGATCGAGACAGGAAAGGTGTACGCGGGAGGGACAAAGCGAAGTCATTACTTATTAAGTCCGATCAATGGCCCGCTGCGGAGCTTAGGAAAGATCACATTGTTTATAGGTACTCATGAGTTCTTCCTGCCGGATGCTCGCAAGTTCAAAGCACGCGCAGACAAGGAGAATGTACACATCAACTATTTTGAGTATCCCAAAATGAACCATGTATTTCCGGTGTTCCCTATACCAGAAGCCAGGCGTGCGATGCAACAAATAATAGACACCATAACGAGGTGA
- a CDS encoding chromate transporter, which yields MDWFHLFLGFLLANLLGYGGGPASIPLMYQEIVTHYQWMTDPQFSNLLALGNTLPGPIATKIAAFVGYDVYGIPGMVIALSATIIPSAAALIGLLKLLERYRSSSVVRGMTLLVQPVIAIMMVLMTWQMGASSLEAIGIVQSLGIALVAFWLMVIRKMHPALVIVCAFAYGGLVLPLM from the coding sequence ATGGATTGGTTTCATTTGTTTCTCGGCTTTTTGCTTGCCAACTTGTTAGGCTACGGAGGAGGCCCCGCCTCCATTCCGTTGATGTATCAGGAGATCGTGACCCACTATCAATGGATGACCGACCCGCAATTCTCCAACTTGCTTGCGCTCGGCAACACACTGCCTGGACCGATCGCGACCAAGATCGCCGCCTTTGTCGGTTATGATGTATACGGAATTCCTGGCATGGTTATCGCTCTGTCCGCCACCATCATCCCGTCAGCCGCCGCTCTCATCGGACTGCTCAAGCTGCTTGAGCGCTATCGCAGCTCCAGTGTGGTAAGAGGAATGACGCTGCTCGTCCAGCCTGTTATTGCCATCATGATGGTGCTGATGACCTGGCAGATGGGCGCCAGCTCGCTGGAAGCGATCGGCATCGTGCAATCGCTCGGCATCGCGCTAGTCGCCTTCTGGCTGATGGTCATCCGCAAGATGCACCCAGCTCTCGTGATCGTATGCGCCTTCGCCTACGGCGGCCTTGTCCTTCCGCTAATGTGA
- a CDS encoding chromate transporter, translating to MTEAVSSGVWRQLCWAMVKTGILGYGGGPSVIPLIRHEAVARHQWMSDEEFGEILAFANALPGPIATKIAAYLGYRLKGTGGATVAVLAHIMPSAVAMIALLSAVNFLSSSPIVQGMIGAVIPVIAVMLGMMAYEFGERALRGSGKVLGVIFFACAFILLQLLDVHPALVIMVFLLYGAFHFKLRARLEARQEQKR from the coding sequence ATGACAGAAGCAGTATCATCAGGGGTCTGGCGGCAACTATGCTGGGCCATGGTTAAGACAGGTATTCTCGGCTATGGGGGCGGTCCATCAGTGATCCCGCTTATCCGGCATGAAGCGGTAGCTCGCCATCAATGGATGAGCGATGAGGAATTCGGCGAAATCCTGGCGTTCGCTAATGCACTGCCTGGTCCGATTGCGACCAAGATCGCCGCCTATCTCGGATACCGCCTCAAAGGGACGGGAGGCGCTACAGTCGCTGTGCTTGCCCATATTATGCCATCTGCCGTCGCCATGATTGCGTTGTTGTCGGCGGTTAATTTTCTAAGCAGCTCTCCCATTGTGCAGGGCATGATCGGCGCGGTAATTCCGGTTATTGCCGTCATGCTGGGCATGATGGCTTACGAGTTTGGCGAGCGGGCGCTGAGGGGCTCGGGCAAAGTGCTGGGGGTCATTTTCTTCGCCTGCGCCTTCATCCTGCTCCAACTGCTCGATGTTCATCCTGCTCTGGTCATCATGGTGTTCCTGCTCTACGGCGCCTTCCACTTCAAGCTGAGGGCTCGTCTGGAGGCACGGCAAGAGCAGAAGCGCTAA
- a CDS encoding NAD-dependent succinate-semialdehyde dehydrogenase, whose translation MNQWLMYVNGQWVQSTSGRTYSLINPATRAVTGTAQQGGIADARAAIAAAQGAYKGWAGLTAKERAAYLSKLADSMEQCKEELAGLITLEMGKPLAEARGEVALAAEYLRWSAGEAVRVYGKVIPSSSPDKRLLSVRQPVGPVAAITPWNFPLSMAARKIGPALAAGCTLVLKPAEQTPGVMVRFMELAHEAGIPAGVLNLVTGHPQEIGEELLSNPAIRKITFTGSTAVGKQLMKAATEQVKRVSMELGGHAPLIVFEDADLDIAVAGAVSSKFRNAGQTCICANRIYVQRSVAAEFLERFKQAVEQLVVGDGFEKESAIGPLISEKALNKVRLQVDEAVEKGAQIVTGGKAISRLPGYFYEPTILTAVNDTMLIMQEETFGPVAPVCLFDTEEEVIEQANHAVYGLAAYYYTRDLGRMFRIYESLEYGIIGCNDAVPTAVEGPFGGMKESGIGREGGPDSLADFLETKFVSIRM comes from the coding sequence ATGAATCAATGGCTGATGTATGTCAATGGGCAATGGGTACAGTCGACATCCGGGCGTACCTATTCATTGATTAATCCGGCTACAAGAGCAGTGACGGGGACGGCGCAGCAGGGCGGCATAGCGGATGCCAGAGCAGCCATCGCTGCGGCTCAGGGTGCTTACAAGGGCTGGGCGGGGCTGACGGCGAAGGAGAGAGCAGCGTATCTGAGCAAGCTTGCTGATTCGATGGAGCAATGCAAGGAGGAGCTGGCAGGGCTTATCACGCTGGAGATGGGCAAGCCGTTAGCCGAAGCGCGCGGTGAGGTGGCGCTTGCAGCCGAATATTTGCGCTGGAGTGCGGGTGAAGCGGTGCGTGTCTATGGCAAGGTTATTCCGTCCAGCTCGCCAGACAAGCGTCTGCTGTCCGTCCGTCAGCCGGTAGGGCCGGTTGCGGCGATTACGCCATGGAACTTCCCATTGTCGATGGCGGCGCGCAAGATTGGCCCGGCGCTTGCGGCGGGCTGTACCCTGGTACTCAAGCCCGCGGAGCAGACGCCGGGGGTCATGGTGCGGTTCATGGAGCTGGCCCATGAAGCGGGCATACCTGCGGGCGTGCTCAATCTGGTGACGGGCCATCCACAGGAGATCGGGGAGGAGCTGCTGTCCAATCCGGCGATTCGGAAGATTACCTTCACAGGCTCGACCGCAGTCGGCAAGCAATTGATGAAGGCGGCTACCGAGCAGGTGAAGCGGGTATCGATGGAGCTTGGCGGCCATGCCCCGCTGATCGTATTCGAGGATGCTGATCTGGACATAGCTGTAGCCGGAGCCGTCAGCAGCAAGTTCAGAAATGCCGGACAGACCTGTATCTGTGCGAATCGAATCTATGTGCAACGCTCCGTTGCTGCAGAATTTTTGGAGCGCTTCAAGCAAGCGGTCGAGCAACTGGTCGTCGGCGACGGCTTCGAGAAGGAGAGTGCGATCGGCCCGCTCATTAGCGAGAAGGCACTTAACAAGGTAAGGCTTCAGGTGGATGAGGCTGTCGAAAAAGGCGCACAGATTGTAACGGGAGGCAAGGCGATCAGTCGGCTGCCTGGCTACTTCTATGAACCGACGATTCTGACGGCGGTGAATGATACGATGCTGATCATGCAAGAGGAGACCTTCGGACCGGTTGCGCCAGTCTGTCTGTTCGATACGGAGGAAGAGGTCATCGAGCAGGCGAATCACGCTGTCTATGGCTTGGCGGCCTATTACTACACTCGCGACCTGGGTCGGATGTTTCGAATATACGAGTCCTTGGAGTATGGAATCATCGGCTGCAACGATGCGGTGCCGACTGCTGTCGAAGGGCCATTCGGAGGGATGAAGGAGAGCGGGATAGGGCGTGAGGGCGGCCCGGACAGCCTGGCGGATTTTTTGGAGACGAAGTTTGTGTCCATCCGCATGTAA
- a CDS encoding putative bifunctional diguanylate cyclase/phosphodiesterase — protein MRKVKDMMDNSCAARRLMEMERRYLCLFEYHPDAVFEMNREGLLVNVNSHCSLLSGFSREELLVMNISDLIVGEQEHARADEHFQRTLQGNPEQFEMAARHKNGNIVYVQCTTIPITIDGSVEVVFGIVKDITEQKETKHQMNLMTNFDLLTGLPNRKLFLQRLEQLHDGDASQLHAVLTINLDRFEFINESLGYAKGELLLQQFSSLLRQLFSPEAVIARLQGDEFAVLLPDIASEQAAATAAQSLIAKLLSPIYMEGMEVVVSASIGITLAGRNREFEPGRLLRESNIAMRHVRKLHQERRYAIYNEAMDSQFTNRLQLESGLRKAILLDQMYLRYQPIINVVTGKIEAVEALLRWDHPELGFVSPADFIPIAEETGDIIAIGNWVLRSALRQVCQWHREGLKLRVGVNVSLVQLKEPDFPQLVGAILSESGLKAGWLDIEVTESVLIEDQEMTKSRLAALRKLGVHIAIDDFGTGYTSLNYLKTFPIDYLKIDRSFVKDINHDLNNNIILSSLINLAHYLDIQVIGEGIETQEHIDFLREKGCDEGQGYLISAAVDEQEIRRLYLKHNGQENA, from the coding sequence GTGCGGAAAGTGAAGGATATGATGGACAATAGCTGCGCAGCCAGAAGGCTAATGGAGATGGAACGCCGTTATTTATGCTTATTTGAATATCACCCGGATGCAGTGTTTGAGATGAACAGGGAGGGTCTGTTGGTGAATGTCAATTCCCACTGCTCCTTGCTATCCGGATTTTCGCGCGAGGAACTGCTCGTTATGAATATTAGCGACTTAATTGTTGGTGAACAGGAGCATGCCCGGGCAGATGAGCATTTCCAGCGCACGCTTCAGGGAAATCCTGAGCAATTTGAGATGGCTGCCCGTCACAAGAACGGCAACATCGTCTACGTACAATGCACAACCATTCCCATTACGATCGACGGTTCCGTTGAGGTGGTTTTTGGGATCGTGAAGGATATAACCGAGCAGAAGGAAACGAAGCATCAGATGAATCTGATGACCAACTTCGATCTGCTGACGGGGCTGCCGAATCGCAAGCTGTTTCTGCAGCGCCTGGAGCAACTTCATGACGGTGACGCTTCGCAACTGCACGCTGTATTGACAATTAACCTGGATCGGTTTGAGTTCATCAATGAATCGCTCGGCTATGCCAAGGGTGAGTTGCTGTTGCAGCAATTCTCGTCGCTGCTGAGGCAGTTATTCTCCCCAGAGGCCGTCATAGCCAGGCTGCAAGGAGACGAATTCGCTGTTTTGCTGCCGGACATAGCCAGTGAGCAGGCTGCGGCTACTGCCGCCCAATCGCTAATAGCCAAGCTGCTCTCTCCAATCTATATGGAGGGAATGGAGGTCGTGGTGTCGGCGAGCATCGGCATTACGCTAGCGGGTAGGAACAGGGAGTTTGAACCGGGAAGGCTGCTGCGCGAGTCCAACATAGCGATGAGGCATGTAAGAAAGCTTCACCAGGAGCGGCGCTATGCGATCTACAACGAAGCGATGGATTCCCAGTTCACCAATCGGCTGCAATTGGAGAGCGGACTTCGCAAGGCGATTCTGCTTGACCAGATGTACCTGCGCTACCAGCCGATCATTAACGTAGTCACGGGCAAGATCGAGGCCGTGGAGGCGCTGCTTCGCTGGGATCATCCAGAGCTGGGCTTTGTATCGCCTGCCGACTTCATTCCGATCGCCGAAGAGACGGGGGATATTATCGCCATCGGGAACTGGGTGCTGAGAAGCGCCTTGCGTCAGGTATGCCAGTGGCATCGCGAAGGGCTGAAGCTGCGCGTCGGTGTCAATGTCTCGTTGGTGCAGCTAAAGGAACCGGATTTTCCGCAGTTGGTGGGCGCGATCCTGTCAGAGAGTGGACTGAAGGCGGGCTGGCTGGATATTGAGGTGACCGAGAGTGTACTTATAGAGGACCAAGAGATGACGAAGAGCAGGCTGGCGGCTCTACGGAAGCTAGGTGTACATATTGCGATTGACGACTTTGGAACGGGCTATACCTCATTGAATTATTTGAAGACGTTCCCGATAGATTATTTGAAGATAGATCGTTCCTTTGTGAAGGATATTAATCATGATCTGAACAACAATATTATACTGTCCTCGCTCATTAATCTGGCGCATTATTTGGATATACAGGTAATAGGGGAGGGAATTGAGACACAAGAGCATATTGACTTTCTGAGAGAGAAGGGCTGTGATGAAGGGCAAGGCTATCTGATCAGCGCCGCGGTGGACGAGCAGGAGATTCGCCGTCTCTACCTCAAGCATAATGGGCAGGAGAATGCTTAG
- a CDS encoding J domain-containing protein codes for MDNLKQALELLGLPEDASREDVEKRYMTLVRRAKARGGANATEDGFDFDAITRAYKFVLEQDKQQAIEELTTNQYGKYKKLAGAAEKTDHFFHYYKFHVLGAILLILLAGYGIKSYMDNQAQKAAEALLPPVELYVMYHGQFFLEQNDNNMKPVEDKLLPLFPEWQRLKVGLTYVPKETRSELDMASIQKAVLSIMTEKADVYLFDKSTFAQLSAQGLLQPLDAAVRGGTLEPLVSPEQLMASRTEDDTEDHIYGIDLSSNQTMASMPMYGEERIVGIRTDAQHADNALRFIQRMLEKK; via the coding sequence ATGGACAACTTGAAACAAGCCCTTGAACTGCTTGGGCTGCCTGAAGACGCTTCCAGAGAAGATGTGGAGAAGCGCTACATGACGCTCGTTCGCCGAGCCAAGGCGAGAGGGGGCGCTAATGCGACCGAAGACGGCTTCGACTTCGACGCCATCACCCGCGCCTACAAGTTCGTTCTGGAACAGGACAAGCAGCAAGCGATTGAAGAGCTTACAACAAATCAGTATGGCAAGTACAAGAAGCTGGCAGGCGCTGCCGAGAAAACCGATCATTTTTTTCACTATTATAAGTTTCATGTGCTGGGTGCAATCCTGCTGATTCTTTTGGCAGGTTATGGAATTAAGAGCTATATGGACAATCAGGCGCAAAAAGCAGCGGAAGCACTGCTTCCTCCGGTTGAGCTATATGTGATGTATCATGGACAGTTCTTTCTGGAACAGAATGATAATAACATGAAGCCGGTCGAGGACAAGCTGCTACCGTTGTTCCCAGAATGGCAGCGACTCAAGGTTGGCTTGACCTACGTCCCTAAGGAAACACGCAGCGAGCTTGACATGGCCAGCATTCAGAAGGCTGTACTGTCGATTATGACGGAGAAGGCAGATGTATACCTCTTCGACAAAAGCACGTTTGCGCAGCTATCGGCACAAGGACTGCTCCAGCCGCTAGATGCTGCTGTCCGTGGCGGCACGCTGGAGCCGTTGGTATCACCCGAGCAGCTAATGGCCTCCCGTACCGAGGATGACACCGAGGATCATATCTACGGGATTGATCTGAGTAGCAATCAGACGATGGCCAGTATGCCGATGTACGGAGAGGAGCGGATTGTCGGCATCCGTACAGATGCACAGCATGCCGACAATGCCCTACGGTTTATCCAGCGTATGCTGGAGAAGAAGTAA
- the hprK gene encoding HPr(Ser) kinase/phosphatase, giving the protein MKTITVQELTQRFSLEVLAGEDRLSRTISKSRAYRPGLEFVGYFDFFPQEHVQVLGKKEINYLHKLDVEERKQRIGNIVKYHPPCFIVTANQEGLKYLTKYCEEEGIPLLRTTVTTTEFLGRLDAYLTKTLAPQIAIHGVCLNVSGIGIILRGKSGIGKSETAHTLIRRGHRLVADDIVVLKKLSPQTLLGSHDEKTKELLALRSIGLINVARLYGRKAFQEETRIVLDIELTKWQENALNNELELEPKFTEYMDVKIPHIEIQLQPGRDVAGLIEAAANSWYLKQQGYSAAEEFMKRLKMD; this is encoded by the coding sequence ATGAAGACCATCACCGTTCAGGAGCTGACCCAAAGGTTTTCATTAGAGGTGCTTGCTGGAGAGGATCGGCTGAGCCGGACAATCAGCAAATCTCGGGCGTACCGCCCGGGGCTGGAGTTTGTCGGCTATTTTGACTTTTTTCCTCAGGAGCATGTTCAAGTATTAGGGAAAAAGGAAATTAACTATTTGCATAAATTAGATGTGGAAGAACGCAAGCAGCGAATCGGCAACATTGTCAAATATCATCCGCCGTGCTTCATTGTGACTGCTAATCAGGAGGGGCTCAAATATCTGACCAAATACTGCGAGGAGGAGGGGATTCCGCTTCTGCGGACGACGGTGACGACGACGGAATTCCTCGGCAGGCTGGATGCCTACTTAACGAAGACGCTGGCTCCACAGATTGCCATTCATGGCGTCTGCCTCAATGTGTCGGGTATCGGGATCATCCTGCGCGGCAAGTCGGGTATCGGCAAAAGCGAGACGGCACATACTCTAATCCGCCGTGGCCATCGGCTGGTCGCTGACGACATCGTGGTGCTGAAGAAGCTGAGTCCACAGACGCTGCTCGGGTCACATGATGAGAAGACGAAGGAGCTGCTGGCATTGCGCAGCATCGGTCTTATTAATGTCGCCCGACTATATGGGCGCAAGGCATTTCAGGAGGAGACCCGGATTGTGCTGGACATTGAGCTGACGAAGTGGCAAGAGAACGCACTCAACAACGAGCTGGAGCTGGAGCCGAAATTCACCGAATATATGGATGTCAAAATCCCACACATCGAAATTCAGCTACAGCCTGGGCGGGATGTGGCCGGATTGATCGAGGCCGCAGCCAATAGCTGGTATCTGAAGCAGCAGGGCTACAGCGCGGCTGAGGAGTTCATGAAGCGCTTAAAGATGGATTAA
- a CDS encoding cold-inducible protein YdjO-related protein, which translates to MWTCSSDNCSCWMRNDFSFESQPLCPICQSEMNEGTKLLPVLRS; encoded by the coding sequence ATCTGGACATGCAGCAGTGACAACTGCAGCTGCTGGATGCGCAATGACTTTTCATTTGAGTCCCAGCCTTTGTGTCCGATCTGCCAGTCTGAGATGAATGAAGGAACGAAGCTGCTGCCTGTACTGAGAAGCTGA
- a CDS encoding sugar phosphate isomerase/epimerase family protein encodes MKLSVFTVATPDLTPEELATAARDAGLHGIEWRFKETPEEARDEAPSFWRNNLCSMSPLEGEQSWSRFKQAAEAAGLASVSVTPYLAPGDLEATEHALRAARYMGASMIRLGVPFYDRSVHFEQLFAQERAYLKEAESLCRQYGVQGVIETHHVTIAPSASAARRLVEGLDPQHIGVLYDPGNMVYEGFENYRMGLELLGPYLAHVHIKNARWVRQEQTSNAAYSWSCQWAGMREGIVPIHQVIEDLRAVGYDGYLGLEDFSGQLASVPMLKDYADYMRELLRG; translated from the coding sequence ATGAAATTATCTGTCTTCACTGTCGCCACACCGGATCTGACGCCCGAGGAACTCGCAACGGCAGCGCGCGATGCCGGGCTGCATGGCATCGAATGGCGCTTCAAGGAGACGCCCGAGGAAGCACGCGACGAGGCGCCTTCCTTCTGGCGTAACAATCTATGCTCCATGTCTCCGCTTGAGGGCGAGCAGAGCTGGAGTCGCTTCAAGCAGGCAGCCGAAGCTGCTGGGCTGGCCAGTGTGAGCGTGACCCCTTATCTTGCCCCCGGAGACTTGGAGGCGACGGAACATGCCCTGCGAGCCGCGCGCTACATGGGCGCATCGATGATCCGCCTTGGCGTGCCATTCTATGACCGGAGCGTTCATTTTGAACAGCTATTCGCACAGGAACGCGCCTACTTGAAGGAGGCCGAGAGCCTGTGCAGGCAATACGGCGTCCAGGGCGTCATCGAGACGCATCATGTGACAATCGCGCCTAGCGCCTCCGCTGCCCGCAGACTCGTCGAAGGGCTGGACCCGCAGCATATTGGTGTTCTGTATGATCCGGGAAATATGGTCTATGAAGGCTTCGAGAACTACCGGATGGGTCTGGAGCTGCTGGGCCCTTACCTTGCGCATGTCCATATCAAAAATGCGCGCTGGGTGCGCCAGGAGCAGACATCAAACGCTGCCTACAGTTGGAGCTGCCAGTGGGCTGGCATGAGAGAGGGCATCGTGCCGATCCATCAGGTCATAGAGGACCTGCGCGCGGTCGGATATGATGGTTATCTTGGGCTGGAGGATTTCAGTGGTCAGCTCGCTTCGGTGCCGATGCTGAAGGACTATGCCGACTATATGAGAGAATTGTTGAGGGGGTAA
- a CDS encoding Gfo/Idh/MocA family protein has protein sequence MSRHDGMNYAPQGKPRPVVEPGQFQFAAMALEHGHIYGMCNGLIEAGAELKLVYDPDPAKVEAFCKQYPGVQVASSEQEILQDPDILLVAAAAIPSERGALGVKVMRHGKDYFTDKTPFTTLEQLEEARRAASETGRKYAVYFSERLHVESAVFAGQLIQSGAIGRVVQVIGLGPHRLNAPSRPGWFFEKEKYGGILCDIGSHQIEQFLYYTGNTDAQVTSSQVANYANKQYPELEDFGDASLVGGNGATQYFRVDWLTPSGLSTWGDGRTLLLGTDGYIELRKYVDIAREREGNKLYLVNGDGEQRIDLDGKVGYPFFGELILDCLERTERSMTQAHIFKASELCLRAQLQAVRVE, from the coding sequence ATGAGCAGACACGACGGAATGAATTATGCGCCCCAGGGCAAGCCGCGGCCAGTAGTGGAGCCCGGGCAATTCCAATTTGCAGCCATGGCGCTGGAGCATGGTCATATCTATGGCATGTGCAACGGACTGATCGAGGCAGGAGCAGAGCTGAAGCTCGTCTATGATCCCGATCCGGCAAAGGTCGAGGCTTTTTGCAAGCAGTACCCTGGCGTACAGGTCGCCTCCTCCGAGCAGGAGATTTTGCAGGACCCGGACATCTTGCTCGTCGCAGCAGCGGCCATCCCCTCCGAGCGCGGAGCGCTTGGCGTGAAGGTTATGCGCCACGGCAAGGATTATTTCACGGACAAGACGCCATTTACAACCTTGGAGCAGTTGGAGGAGGCGCGCCGCGCTGCGTCAGAGACTGGCCGGAAATATGCCGTCTACTTCAGCGAGCGGCTGCATGTGGAGAGCGCGGTCTTCGCGGGACAGCTCATCCAGAGCGGCGCCATCGGCCGGGTAGTCCAGGTGATCGGCCTCGGGCCGCACCGTCTGAACGCCCCTTCGCGCCCAGGCTGGTTCTTCGAGAAAGAGAAATATGGCGGCATTCTGTGCGACATTGGCAGCCATCAGATCGAGCAGTTTCTCTACTACACCGGCAATACGGATGCTCAGGTCACCAGCAGCCAGGTGGCGAACTACGCCAACAAGCAATACCCTGAGCTGGAGGACTTCGGTGATGCCAGCCTTGTCGGCGGCAATGGCGCAACCCAGTATTTCCGTGTCGACTGGCTGACTCCATCAGGTCTGTCTACATGGGGAGACGGCCGGACACTGCTCCTTGGAACGGACGGATACATCGAGCTGCGCAAATATGTGGACATCGCCCGCGAGCGGGAGGGCAACAAGCTGTACCTCGTCAACGGCGATGGAGAACAGCGGATTGATCTGGATGGCAAGGTGGGCTATCCATTCTTCGGCGAACTCATTCTCGACTGTCTGGAGAGAACCGAGCGGTCGATGACGCAAGCCCATATCTTCAAAGCATCGGAGCTATGCTTGAGAGCACAGCTACAAGCCGTCCGTGTCGAATAG
- a CDS encoding Gfo/Idh/MocA family protein, whose amino-acid sequence MNKVRIGIIGLGNMGSGHARYLVQGEVEGAVLAAVADSREERLNWAAQELGSEVALFKDYHEMLQSEHIDGVLICTPHYSHPEQATQALQAGMHVLIEKPAGVYTKQVREMNEAAAASGKVFGIMYNQRTNPLYRKLKDLVDSGELGEIRRTNWIITDWYRPQSYYDSGGWRATWAGEGGGVLINQDPHQLDLWQWTTSMMPKRMRAFCSFGKFRNIEVENDVTAYVEYENGATGLFVTSTFETPGTNRFELSGERGKIVVENGAITFWRTRVSESDFNRTYTGGFGQPECWKIDIPIEGRHDEHKGITQNWVNAILKGTPLLAPGEEGIHGLMLSNAMLLSTWLDDWVDLPINEDLFYEKLQEQISKSKTTKSSDAYRTLDVSGTH is encoded by the coding sequence ATGAACAAGGTTCGCATTGGCATAATCGGCCTCGGTAATATGGGCAGCGGCCACGCCCGCTATCTTGTGCAAGGCGAGGTCGAAGGCGCAGTACTCGCAGCAGTTGCAGACTCACGAGAGGAGCGACTGAACTGGGCCGCTCAGGAGCTAGGCAGCGAAGTCGCATTATTTAAGGATTACCACGAGATGCTCCAATCAGAACACATTGACGGCGTGCTGATCTGCACCCCACACTACAGCCATCCCGAGCAGGCGACCCAGGCGTTGCAAGCTGGCATGCATGTCTTGATCGAGAAGCCTGCTGGCGTCTATACCAAGCAAGTGCGCGAGATGAATGAAGCCGCCGCCGCCAGCGGCAAAGTCTTCGGCATCATGTACAACCAGCGCACCAATCCGTTATACCGCAAGCTTAAGGACCTGGTCGATTCCGGTGAACTGGGTGAGATTCGCCGCACCAACTGGATCATCACCGACTGGTACCGTCCGCAGAGCTACTATGATTCCGGCGGCTGGCGCGCAACATGGGCGGGCGAAGGCGGAGGCGTGCTGATTAACCAGGACCCCCATCAGCTTGATCTATGGCAATGGACAACAAGCATGATGCCCAAGCGGATGCGCGCCTTTTGCTCCTTCGGCAAGTTCCGCAACATTGAAGTGGAGAACGATGTCACTGCCTATGTCGAATATGAGAACGGCGCAACTGGACTGTTCGTCACCTCGACCTTCGAAACACCGGGTACCAATCGCTTCGAGCTGTCTGGCGAACGCGGCAAGATCGTCGTCGAGAACGGCGCGATCACCTTTTGGCGAACACGGGTGTCCGAATCCGATTTCAACCGCACCTACACCGGAGGCTTCGGCCAGCCGGAATGCTGGAAGATCGACATCCCTATCGAGGGGCGTCATGACGAGCACAAGGGCATTACACAGAACTGGGTCAACGCTATACTCAAGGGCACGCCACTGCTCGCACCTGGAGAAGAAGGCATTCATGGCCTGATGCTGTCCAATGCGATGCTGCTGTCGACATGGCTCGACGATTGGGTCGATCTGCCGATTAATGAGGATCTGTTCTATGAGAAATTGCAGGAGCAGATTAGCAAGTCCAAGACGACCAAGTCATCCGATGCATACCGTACACTGGATGTCAGCGGCACCCATTAA